A region from the Anaerobacillus alkaliphilus genome encodes:
- the rpsJ gene encoding 30S ribosomal protein S10, translating into MAKQKIRIRLKAYDHRILDQSAEKIVETAKRSGAQVSGPIPLPTEKSIYTILRAVHKYKDSREQFEMRTHKRLIDIVNPTPQTVDALMRLDLPSGVDIEIKL; encoded by the coding sequence ATGGCAAAGCAAAAAATTCGCATTCGTTTAAAGGCTTATGATCACAGAATTCTAGATCAATCTGCTGAAAAAATCGTAGAAACAGCTAAACGTTCAGGTGCTCAAGTTTCTGGACCGATCCCTCTTCCTACAGAGAAGTCAATCTACACGATTTTAAGAGCGGTTCATAAGTACAAAGATTCTCGTGAGCAGTTTGAAATGCGCACACATAAGCGTCTAATTGATATTGTGAACCCAACTCCACAAACTGTGGATGCTTTAATGCGTTTAGACTTACCGTCAGGCGTAGATATCGAAATCAAACTTTAA
- the rplC gene encoding 50S ribosomal protein L3 translates to MTKGILGKKLGMTQVFTEKGDVVPVTVIEATPNVVLQKKSVESDGYVAIQLGYDDVKASRVTKPAKGHAEKANANPKRYMKEIRGTDFAAYEVGQEVKVDTFSEGDIVDVTGVSKGKGFQGSIKRHNQSRGPMAHGSRYHRRPGSMGPVAPNRVFKGKLLPGRMGGEQITVQNLEIVKVDTERNLLLVKGNVPGARKGYVTIKSAVKAN, encoded by the coding sequence ATGACCAAAGGAATCTTAGGGAAAAAATTAGGAATGACTCAAGTATTCACTGAAAAAGGTGACGTGGTGCCAGTAACTGTTATCGAAGCTACTCCAAACGTTGTCCTTCAAAAGAAATCAGTTGAATCAGACGGATACGTTGCGATCCAATTAGGATATGATGATGTGAAAGCATCGCGCGTAACGAAACCAGCAAAAGGTCATGCTGAAAAGGCCAATGCTAATCCTAAGCGCTACATGAAGGAAATTCGTGGCACTGACTTTGCTGCTTACGAAGTTGGTCAAGAAGTCAAAGTAGATACATTTAGTGAAGGTGACATCGTTGACGTAACAGGTGTTTCTAAAGGAAAAGGTTTCCAAGGATCTATCAAACGTCATAACCAATCACGTGGACCAATGGCTCACGGATCGCGTTATCACCGTCGTCCTGGTTCGATGGGACCAGTTGCTCCAAACCGCGTATTCAAAGGTAAATTATTACCTGGACGTATGGGTGGCGAACAAATCACTGTACAAAATTTAGAGATCGTTAAGGTAGATACAGAGCGTAACTTACTTTTAGTTAAAGGTAATGTTCCTGGAGCTAGAAAAGGCTATGTAACTATCAAGAGCGCTGTTAAAGCGAACTAA
- the rplD gene encoding 50S ribosomal protein L4 produces MPKVALFNQNGTQVGDIELSEAVFGIEPNQNVLHDAVVMQQASLRQGTHDVKGRSEVRGGGRKPWRQKGTGRARQGSIRSPQWVGGGVVFGPTPRSYSYKLPKKVRRLAIKSALASKVQAAEIVVLEGLTLETPKTKDMVAILNNLSVDRKALVVTGDYNDNVALSARNIPGVTFVTAEGINVLDVLKHDKLVITKDAVQKVEEVLA; encoded by the coding sequence ATGCCGAAAGTTGCATTATTTAATCAAAACGGAACACAAGTTGGTGATATCGAATTATCAGAAGCTGTGTTCGGTATTGAGCCAAATCAAAATGTATTACACGATGCTGTTGTGATGCAGCAAGCTTCATTACGTCAAGGAACACATGATGTGAAAGGACGTTCAGAAGTACGTGGTGGCGGACGTAAACCGTGGCGTCAAAAAGGAACTGGTCGCGCAAGACAAGGTTCTATCAGATCACCTCAATGGGTTGGTGGTGGAGTTGTATTCGGACCAACACCTCGTAGCTATAGCTACAAATTACCTAAAAAAGTACGTCGTTTAGCGATTAAATCAGCTTTAGCTTCAAAGGTACAGGCTGCAGAAATCGTAGTACTTGAAGGTTTAACATTAGAAACACCGAAAACAAAAGATATGGTGGCAATCTTAAATAATTTATCAGTTGATCGTAAAGCGTTAGTAGTTACTGGTGACTACAATGATAACGTTGCGTTATCAGCTCGTAATATCCCTGGAGTTACATTTGTAACTGCTGAAGGTATCAACGTGCTTGACGTATTAAAACACGACAAACTAGTTATTACTAAAGATGCTGTTCAAAAGGTAGAGGAGGTGCTAGCGTAA
- the rplW gene encoding 50S ribosomal protein L23, whose amino-acid sequence MENARDIIKRPVITERSTDLMSEKKYTFEVDVRANKTQVKDAIEEIFGVKVANVNTMNYKGKFKRFGRHSGYTPRRKKAIVTLTAESKELEFFEGV is encoded by the coding sequence ATGGAAAACGCTCGTGATATCATTAAGCGCCCCGTAATTACAGAACGTTCAACTGACCTTATGTCAGAAAAGAAATATACTTTTGAAGTAGATGTTCGTGCTAACAAAACTCAAGTCAAAGATGCGATCGAGGAAATCTTTGGAGTGAAAGTAGCTAACGTAAACACGATGAATTACAAAGGGAAGTTCAAGAGATTTGGACGTCACTCAGGTTACACGCCTCGTCGTAAAAAAGCTATCGTTACGTTAACTGCTGAGAGTAAAGAATTAGAATTCTTTGAAGGTGTTTAA
- the rplB gene encoding 50S ribosomal protein L2: MPIKKYKPTSAGRRGMTGLDFQEITTDKPEKSLLAPLHRKGGRNNQGKLTVRHQGGGHKRQYRVIDFKRNKDGIPGRVATIEYDPNRTANIALINYVDGEKRYILAPKGLKVGMEVMSGSTADIKVGNSLPLINIPVGTVIHNIELKPGKGGQLVRSAGTEAQLLGKEGDYVLVRLNSGETRMILSNCRATVGQVGNLEHELVNIGKAGRSRWLGIRPTVRGSVMNPNDHPHGGGEGRSPIGRKSPMSPWGKPTLGYKTRKKNKHSDKYIVRRRKK; encoded by the coding sequence ATGCCGATTAAAAAGTATAAACCGACCAGTGCCGGTCGTCGTGGTATGACTGGATTAGACTTCCAAGAGATCACAACTGACAAGCCGGAAAAATCATTACTAGCGCCGCTTCATAGAAAAGGCGGACGTAATAACCAAGGTAAATTGACTGTACGTCATCAAGGTGGCGGACACAAACGTCAATACCGTGTAATTGACTTTAAACGTAATAAAGATGGAATTCCAGGACGCGTTGCTACGATCGAATACGATCCAAACCGTACTGCTAACATCGCTCTAATCAACTATGTTGATGGTGAGAAGCGTTACATCTTAGCGCCAAAAGGACTTAAAGTTGGTATGGAAGTTATGAGTGGTTCAACTGCTGATATTAAAGTAGGTAACTCACTACCATTAATCAACATTCCAGTTGGTACTGTTATTCATAACATTGAGTTAAAGCCAGGTAAAGGTGGGCAATTAGTTCGTTCTGCTGGTACTGAAGCTCAATTACTAGGTAAAGAGGGAGACTACGTATTAGTTCGCTTAAACTCTGGTGAAACACGTATGATCTTATCTAACTGCCGTGCTACTGTAGGGCAAGTTGGTAACTTAGAGCATGAACTTGTAAACATTGGTAAAGCAGGTCGTTCTCGTTGGTTAGGTATTAGACCTACTGTTCGTGGATCTGTAATGAACCCTAACGATCACCCACACGGTGGTGGTGAAGGTCGTTCGCCTATCGGACGTAAATCACCAATGTCTCCATGGGGTAAACCAACTCTTGGATACAAAACTCGTAAGAAAAACAAACACTCTGACAAGTACATTGTACGTCGTCGTAAAAAATAA
- the rpsS gene encoding 30S ribosomal protein S19 produces the protein MGRSLKKGPFVDDHLMKKVVELNEKDEKKVIKSWSRRSTIFPDFIGHTIAVYDGRKHVPVYVTEDMVGHKLGEFAPTRTYKGHAADDKKTRR, from the coding sequence ATGGGTCGTAGCTTAAAAAAGGGACCTTTTGTCGATGATCACTTGATGAAAAAAGTTGTTGAATTAAACGAAAAAGACGAGAAGAAAGTTATTAAGTCTTGGTCACGTCGTTCAACAATCTTCCCAGATTTTATTGGTCACACTATTGCTGTTTATGATGGACGCAAGCATGTACCAGTATATGTTACTGAAGATATGGTAGGTCATAAGTTAGGTGAATTTGCACCGACAAGAACTTATAAAGGCCATGCTGCTGATGATAAGAAAACAAGACGTTAA
- the rplV gene encoding 50S ribosomal protein L22, translating to MQAKAVAKQVRIAARKVRLVVDLIRGKQVGEAVAILRHTPKAASPVVEKLLNSAIANAEHNYEMDVNNLVVSEVFVDEGATLKRFRPRAMGRASRINKRTSHITIVVSEKKEG from the coding sequence ATGCAAGCGAAAGCAGTTGCTAAACAAGTGCGTATTGCTGCTCGTAAAGTACGTCTAGTTGTAGACTTAATTCGGGGCAAGCAAGTTGGTGAAGCTGTAGCAATCCTACGCCATACACCTAAAGCAGCTTCTCCAGTTGTAGAAAAGCTGTTAAACTCTGCAATTGCAAATGCAGAACACAACTATGAAATGGACGTTAACAATTTGGTAGTTAGTGAAGTATTTGTCGATGAGGGAGCTACTTTAAAAAGATTCCGTCCTCGTGCTATGGGACGCGCTAGTAGAATTAACAAACGTACTAGCCATATTACTATCGTTGTATCAGAAAAGAAGGAGGGATAA
- the rpsC gene encoding 30S ribosomal protein S3 encodes MGQKVNPIGLRVGIIRDWESKWYAEKDYADLLHEDLKIREYIEKRLKDASVSKIEIERAANRVNVTIHTAKPGMVIGKGGSEVEALRKALNQLTNKRVHINIFEIKQADLDAKLVAENIARQLENRISFRRAMKQAIQRTMRAGAKGIKTEVSGRLGGADIARSEHYSEGTVPLHTLRADIDYGTAEADTTYGKLGIKVWIYRGEVLPTKGTKKEEGGK; translated from the coding sequence GTGGGTCAAAAAGTAAATCCGATAGGACTTCGTGTAGGGATTATCCGTGACTGGGAGTCAAAATGGTACGCTGAAAAGGACTATGCTGATCTATTACACGAAGATTTAAAAATTCGTGAATATATCGAGAAGCGTCTTAAAGATGCATCTGTATCTAAAATTGAAATCGAACGCGCTGCAAACCGTGTGAATGTAACAATCCATACAGCTAAGCCTGGTATGGTAATCGGTAAAGGTGGTTCTGAGGTTGAAGCTCTTCGTAAAGCTTTAAACCAATTAACTAACAAGCGAGTTCACATTAATATCTTCGAAATTAAGCAAGCTGATTTAGATGCTAAATTAGTAGCTGAAAATATTGCTCGTCAATTAGAAAACCGTATTTCTTTCCGTCGTGCAATGAAGCAAGCAATCCAACGCACAATGCGCGCTGGAGCAAAAGGAATTAAAACTGAAGTATCTGGTCGTCTAGGCGGAGCAGATATCGCTCGTTCTGAACACTATAGCGAAGGAACTGTTCCACTTCACACATTACGTGCTGATATTGACTACGGAACAGCAGAAGCTGACACTACTTATGGTAAATTAGGTATTAAAGTATGGATTTACCGTGGTGAAGTCCTTCCAACGAAAGGAACGAAAAAAGAGGAAGGAGGAAAATAA
- the rplP gene encoding 50S ribosomal protein L16, which translates to MLLPKRVKYRREHRGKMRGKAKGGTEVHFGEFGLQAVEASWITNRQIESARRAMTRYMKRGGKVWIKIFPSKPYTAKPLEVRMGSGKGAPEGWVAVVKPGKVMFEIAGVTEEVAREALRLAAHKLPVKCKFVKREEVGGDANES; encoded by the coding sequence ATGTTATTACCTAAACGTGTAAAGTATCGTCGCGAACATAGAGGGAAAATGCGCGGAAAAGCAAAAGGTGGTACGGAAGTACATTTCGGTGAATTTGGTCTTCAAGCTGTTGAAGCTTCTTGGATTACTAACCGTCAAATCGAATCTGCTCGTCGTGCAATGACTCGTTATATGAAACGTGGCGGTAAAGTATGGATTAAAATTTTCCCGTCTAAGCCTTATACAGCTAAACCTCTTGAGGTGCGAATGGGTTCTGGTAAAGGGGCTCCTGAAGGATGGGTAGCAGTAGTTAAACCAGGGAAAGTTATGTTTGAAATCGCAGGTGTAACTGAAGAAGTAGCACGTGAAGCATTACGTTTAGCTGCTCATAAATTACCTGTTAAATGTAAATTTGTAAAACGCGAAGAAGTGGGTGGTGACGCAAATGAAAGCTAA
- the rpmC gene encoding 50S ribosomal protein L29 — protein MKANEIRNLTTAEIEQKAKSLKEELFNLRFQLATGQLDNPARIREVRKAIARAKTVLRERELGLTNE, from the coding sequence ATGAAAGCTAATGAAATCCGTAACTTAACCACTGCCGAGATCGAACAGAAAGCTAAGTCACTGAAAGAAGAGTTATTTAACCTACGCTTTCAATTAGCGACTGGACAGTTAGACAATCCAGCCCGCATTCGTGAAGTTCGTAAAGCAATAGCTCGTGCAAAAACAGTATTGCGTGAGAGAGAGCTAGGTTTAACTAACGAATAA
- the rpsQ gene encoding 30S ribosomal protein S17 encodes MTERNQRKEYTGKVISDKMDKTITVVVETYKTDKLYGKRVKYSKKYKAHDENNSAKVGDIVKIMETRPLSKDKRFRLVSIVQEAVII; translated from the coding sequence ATGACTGAGCGTAACCAACGTAAGGAATACACTGGAAAAGTTATATCTGACAAAATGGATAAAACGATCACAGTTGTAGTAGAAACTTACAAAACTGATAAGTTGTACGGCAAACGTGTTAAGTATTCAAAGAAGTATAAAGCTCATGATGAAAACAATTCTGCAAAAGTTGGCGATATCGTAAAAATTATGGAAACTCGACCTTTATCAAAAGATAAGCGTTTCCGTTTAGTTTCTATCGTTCAAGAAGCAGTAATTATCTAA
- the rplN gene encoding 50S ribosomal protein L14, protein MIQQETRLKVADNSGAREVLCIKVLGGSGRKTANIGDVIVCSVKQATPGGVVKKGDVVKAVIVRTKTGARRNDGSYIKFDENAAVIIKEDKSPRGTRIFGPVARELREKQFMKIVSLAPEVL, encoded by the coding sequence ATGATCCAACAAGAAACTCGTTTAAAAGTTGCTGATAACTCAGGTGCTCGTGAAGTACTTTGTATTAAGGTTTTAGGTGGTTCAGGCCGCAAAACAGCTAACATTGGTGACGTAATTGTTTGCTCGGTGAAACAAGCAACACCAGGAGGCGTTGTCAAGAAAGGTGACGTTGTTAAAGCTGTTATCGTTCGTACAAAGACAGGTGCACGTCGTAACGACGGTTCATATATCAAATTCGATGAGAATGCTGCAGTTATTATTAAAGAAGATAAGAGTCCACGTGGAACTCGTATTTTTGGACCAGTTGCACGCGAACTTCGTGAAAAGCAATTCATGAAAATCGTTTCTCTAGCTCCAGAAGTATTATAA
- the rplX gene encoding 50S ribosomal protein L24, whose amino-acid sequence MHVKKGDTVKVISGKDKGKQGVILEAYPSKGRVLVEGINMVKKHAKPSQANPQGGIINMEAPIASSNVMPLDPKTGEPTRVGYTEVNGKKVRIAKKSGEALDK is encoded by the coding sequence ATGCATGTTAAAAAGGGTGACACTGTAAAAGTGATCTCTGGTAAGGATAAAGGAAAGCAAGGCGTTATTTTAGAAGCTTACCCAAGCAAAGGGCGTGTACTTGTTGAAGGAATTAACATGGTTAAAAAACATGCGAAACCATCTCAAGCTAACCCACAAGGCGGTATCATTAACATGGAAGCGCCAATTGCTTCATCTAACGTTATGCCACTTGATCCGAAAACAGGTGAACCTACACGTGTAGGATATACAGAAGTGAACGGTAAAAAAGTACGTATTGCAAAAAAATCTGGCGAAGCATTAGATAAGTAG
- the rplE gene encoding 50S ribosomal protein L5, protein MNRLKERYQNEIVPSLVEKFNYSSVMAVPKVEKIVVNMGVGDAVSNAKALDKAVEELTQITGQKPLITKAKKSIAGFKLREGMPIGAKVTLRGERMYEFLDKLISVSLPRVRDFRGISKKSFDGRGNYTLGVKEQLIFPEIDYDKVDKARGMDIVVVTTANTDEEARELLTLMGMPFQK, encoded by the coding sequence ATGAATCGTTTAAAAGAGAGGTACCAAAACGAGATCGTCCCTTCTCTAGTTGAGAAATTCAACTACAGTTCAGTAATGGCTGTTCCGAAGGTAGAAAAGATCGTTGTAAACATGGGTGTTGGAGACGCAGTTTCTAACGCAAAAGCTTTAGATAAAGCTGTTGAAGAATTAACTCAAATTACTGGTCAAAAGCCACTTATCACGAAAGCGAAGAAATCAATCGCTGGTTTCAAACTTCGTGAAGGTATGCCAATCGGTGCGAAGGTAACACTTCGTGGTGAGCGCATGTATGAGTTTCTAGATAAATTAATCTCAGTTTCTCTTCCACGTGTACGTGACTTCCGCGGAATCTCTAAAAAATCATTTGATGGTCGTGGGAACTACACTTTAGGTGTTAAAGAACAATTAATCTTCCCAGAGATCGATTATGATAAAGTTGATAAAGCCCGTGGTATGGATATCGTTGTAGTAACTACTGCAAACACAGACGAGGAAGCTCGTGAACTATTAACATTAATGGGTATGCCATTTCAAAAATAG
- the rpsN gene encoding 30S ribosomal protein S14 translates to MAKKSMIAKQKRPQKFKVQEYTRCERCGRPHSVIRKFKLCRICFRELAYKGQIPGVKKASW, encoded by the coding sequence TTGGCGAAAAAGTCTATGATTGCTAAGCAGAAGCGCCCTCAAAAGTTCAAAGTGCAAGAGTATACTCGTTGCGAACGTTGTGGTCGTCCTCACTCAGTTATTCGTAAGTTTAAATTATGCAGGATTTGCTTCCGTGAATTAGCATATAAAGGTCAAATCCCAGGCGTTAAAAAAGCAAGCTGGTAA
- the rpsH gene encoding 30S ribosomal protein S8: protein MVMTDPIADMLTRIRNANTVRHEKLELPASKLKKEVAEILKREGFVRDVEYIEDSKQGIIRIFLKYGSNNERVISGLKRISKPGLRVYAKATEVPRVLGGLGIAIVSTSNGILTDKEARQQQIGGEILAYVW, encoded by the coding sequence ATGGTCATGACAGATCCTATTGCAGATATGCTTACTAGAATTCGTAATGCGAACACTGTTCGTCACGAAAAGCTAGAACTACCTGCATCAAAGTTAAAAAAGGAAGTCGCAGAAATCCTTAAACGTGAAGGTTTCGTACGCGATGTTGAATATATTGAAGATAGCAAACAAGGTATTATTCGCATTTTCTTAAAATACGGTTCGAACAACGAACGTGTAATCTCAGGACTTAAGCGTATTAGTAAGCCAGGCTTACGCGTTTATGCTAAAGCTACTGAAGTACCTCGTGTTCTTGGTGGTTTAGGAATTGCGATCGTATCTACTTCTAACGGAATTCTTACAGACAAAGAAGCTCGTCAACAACAAATCGGCGGAGAAATCTTAGCTTACGTTTGGTAA